A single genomic interval of Caldalkalibacillus uzonensis harbors:
- a CDS encoding ATP-binding cassette domain-containing protein, with amino-acid sequence MSLNTVLQCQKVTVDFDGFKAIDALDFEVKDKELHVLIGPNGAGKSTLLDVICGKVKPVGGQVIFKGQYHLNRLAEFEIARLGVGRKFQAPSIYPSLRVIEHLEIAMKQPKSLWHVLRTKLSRDEQMENPTSPEGGHRINLGGIKQKNIAQENQSGQGGPFSFRRGHSEARCRFI; translated from the coding sequence ATGTCACTCAACACAGTCCTTCAGTGTCAGAAAGTCACCGTTGATTTTGATGGGTTTAAAGCGATTGATGCGTTGGATTTTGAAGTGAAAGACAAAGAACTTCATGTTTTGATCGGGCCCAATGGGGCTGGAAAAAGTACATTGCTGGATGTGATCTGCGGTAAAGTAAAGCCGGTTGGTGGACAGGTGATATTTAAAGGTCAGTATCACTTGAATCGCCTGGCGGAATTTGAAATTGCCCGTCTAGGGGTGGGAAGGAAGTTTCAGGCCCCTTCTATTTATCCTTCCTTAAGGGTCATCGAGCACCTTGAAATTGCCATGAAGCAGCCTAAAAGCTTATGGCATGTGCTTCGTACCAAGCTCTCCCGGGATGAACAAATGGAAAACCCAACATCCCCAGAGGGAGGTCATAGAATTAACCTGGGAGGAATTAAACAAAAGAATATTGCGCAAGAAAACCAATCGGGGCAGGGAGGTCCGTTTAGCTTTAGAAGAGGGCACTCTGAGGCGCGGTGCCGTTTTATATGA
- the urtC gene encoding urea ABC transporter permease subunit UrtC encodes MKKRGERMLTMVSSPSARQKWIMTLVFVILAMAPLYLSDFRLSLLGKFLAFVILALGLDLLWGYGGILSLGQGVFFGLGAYGMAMYLKLEASGGKLPDFMSWSGLTELPWFWLPFQNFLLAVVLAVLGPAVIAALLGYLTFRNRIRGVYFTILTQAMVIVCVTLFIGQQAYTGGTNGMTGFSTILGFPLASPRTQVMIYYIVLICFVLSFLLCYRLVHSRYGKVLIAIRDSENRLRYSGYNPAVLKTFVFALSAALAGLAGMLFVLQERYISPTSMGIIPSIEMALWVALGGRGTLYGAVLGTLFTNSAKTFFSERFPDLWLFFLGGLFIVVVLYLPGGLMSLYQKVSERWGKKHVTQHSPSVSESHR; translated from the coding sequence ATGAAGAAGCGAGGTGAAAGGATGCTCACTATGGTCTCTTCCCCTTCTGCCCGACAAAAGTGGATCATGACACTGGTGTTTGTCATTCTGGCCATGGCCCCTCTTTATTTGTCAGACTTTCGGCTGAGTTTGCTAGGTAAATTTTTAGCTTTTGTCATCTTGGCATTGGGGCTGGATCTGCTGTGGGGATACGGGGGTATTTTGAGCCTCGGACAGGGTGTTTTCTTTGGCTTAGGGGCTTATGGAATGGCCATGTATCTCAAATTGGAGGCCTCAGGTGGAAAACTTCCGGACTTTATGAGTTGGAGCGGCTTGACAGAGCTCCCTTGGTTCTGGCTTCCTTTTCAGAACTTTCTGTTGGCAGTCGTGCTGGCCGTGTTGGGGCCTGCTGTCATAGCTGCTTTATTGGGCTATTTGACTTTCAGAAACCGCATTAGAGGCGTTTATTTCACGATCCTGACCCAGGCCATGGTAATTGTTTGTGTTACTCTGTTTATCGGTCAGCAGGCTTATACAGGCGGAACCAATGGCATGACCGGATTCAGTACCATTTTGGGTTTTCCGTTGGCGAGCCCCCGGACTCAAGTAATGATCTATTATATTGTCCTGATTTGTTTTGTATTATCATTTCTGCTCTGTTATCGCCTGGTCCACAGCAGGTATGGCAAAGTGTTGATCGCCATTCGGGACAGTGAAAACCGGCTGCGTTATTCCGGGTATAATCCAGCCGTATTGAAAACATTTGTTTTTGCTCTCTCCGCCGCTTTGGCAGGGCTGGCAGGCATGTTGTTTGTCCTTCAAGAACGCTATATCTCTCCAACCAGCATGGGGATTATTCCCTCCATCGAAATGGCGCTGTGGGTGGCGCTGGGAGGGAGAGGCACGTTGTATGGAGCGGTGCTGGGTACGTTGTTCACCAATTCGGCCAAAACCTTTTTCAGCGAACGGTTCCCTGATTTATGGCTGTTCTTTTTAGGCGGGTTGTTTATTGTGGTGGTGCTGTACCTTCCTGGCGGGTTGATGAGCCTTTATCAAAAAGTAAGCGAAAGGTGGGGAAAAAAGCATGTCACTCAACACAGTCCTTCAGTGTCAGAAAGTCACCGTTGA
- a CDS encoding urease accessory protein UreE, with protein sequence MRKKTNRGREVRLALEEGTLRRGAVLYEETDLQIVVETQKEEAYIIYPANMQAMGKVAFELGNRHTPALIEENRIVVRYDYTLELLFQEAGVHYEHTFYRFPEPFRYRGHHHAYHTHSTASSAHS encoded by the coding sequence TTGCGCAAGAAAACCAATCGGGGCAGGGAGGTCCGTTTAGCTTTAGAAGAGGGCACTCTGAGGCGCGGTGCCGTTTTATATGAGGAGACAGACTTGCAAATAGTGGTTGAAACCCAAAAAGAAGAGGCCTATATCATCTATCCGGCCAATATGCAGGCGATGGGCAAGGTGGCTTTTGAATTGGGCAACCGTCACACGCCCGCCCTCATTGAAGAGAATCGTATTGTGGTCCGCTATGATTACACGTTAGAGCTACTTTTTCAAGAGGCAGGCGTTCATTATGAGCACACGTTTTACCGTTTTCCAGAACCGTTCAGATACAGAGGGCACCATCACGCTTACCACACACACTCTACTGCATCTTCTGCACATTCATGA